The DNA window GGCGAGATAACTCTCGACGTGCTGGAAGACGAGGCGCTTGACGATCTCGACCCGGTTGCCGCGGTCCCCGAGGTTCTCGAAGCGAACCGCATCGACCTCGGGGCCGAACGCTCCGGCCCCCGAGGCCGCGGCCCGCTCCAGGTTCTCGAAGTCGAACGGGAGCCCCTGGTCTTCCACCGCGACCACGACCTCGCCCGGCCGGCGCCGGAGCACGACGTCGAAGGTCGCGCCCCGGCCGGGCTCGAAGGCGCGCGCGATCACGTTCAGCCCGACCTGCTCCACGACGTGCACGAGCCCGGTGGCTTCCTCGACGGCCAGGCCCAGCAACCCCGCCGTCTCCCGCACGAAGCCGAGCGCGGCGGCCAGATACGGGGTCTCGGCCGAGAGCGTGAGGCGCGCGATCGGCGGGGGTTCGGCCCGGTGGGCGTCGGCCCTCGTGGGAATCTCAGCCACGGGCGCCGCCGTCGGGGCTCAGGGCGCGGACCTCGAGCTCGCTCAGCGTCATTCCCTCCCCGGACCCGCGAGTCTCACCGTCCCGAGCGCCCGTGGCTGGCGCTCGAGCGGCTACCGCCGGGCCGGCCTACAGTGCCCGACCGGGCACGGCTTGTCAAACGGGCTCGAGCCGGCGCCCCCGGCGGCGCTCTTGACAGGCATCGGAGGCCCGGCATAGATTCGGCGCGACCGTCGGTCCCCGCCTCCAAGGAGGAAACGGCCATGCGTTCGACGTGCCCGAGGTCTCCGTGGCTCGTGGCCATTCTGCTGATCGCCGCCTGCGTCATGCCGCTGGCGACCCGCCACGCCGGCGCCCAGACGGGACCGCCTCGCAAGGGCGGGGTCCTCCGGGTGGCGCTGATCGGCGAGCCGCCATCGCTCGATCCCCATTCGACCACCGCGGTCATCACGCGGGAGATCGGGATCAACGTGTTCGAGACGCTCTTCACGCTCGACGCCAAGTACCAGCCGGTCCCGCTCCTGGCCGAGGGAGCCGAGGCCCTGGACGGCGGCAAGCGGTACGTGATCCGCCTCCGCAAGGGCGTCCGCTTCCACAACGGAAAGGAATTGGCGGCCGCCGACGTCGTCGCCTCCCTCACGCGATGGGGCAAGGTCGCGAGCACCGGCAAGGCGCTCTTCCGGACGGTGGAGGCCGTCGAGGCCAAAGACCCGGGCACCGTCGAGATCCGGCTGAAGGAGCCGTCGGCCGGGCTGCTCGTCATCCTGGCGCAGCTCGGCAGTGCCGCGGTGATCTACCCCAAGGATGTCGTCGACGCCACCGGCGACGGCCAGCTCAAGGAGTACGTCGGCACCGGACCGTTCAAGTTCGTGGAGCATCGGCCCGACCGGCACATCAAGCTGGTCCGGTTCGACGGCTACCTCTCGCCGACCGGGCCGGCCAACGGCCTCGGCGGTCAGCGGGTCGCCTACGTGGACGAGCTCTACTTCCTCCCGGTGCCCGACTACGCGATCCGGACCGCCGGCATCCAGACCGGCGAGTACCAGTACGCCCAGCAGATCAAGCCCGACCAGTACGAGCGGCTCAAGGCGATCCCCGGGGTCGAGCCGGTGGTCGTCAAGCCCTACGGCTGGGTCACGGCCGTCCTCAACACCCGGCAGGGCCTCATGACGGACAAGCGCCTGCGCCAGGCGTTCCAGGCCACCATCGACGTCGAGCCGGCGATGCTGGCCGCCATGGGCCACAAGGACTTCTATCGCCTGGACCCGGGGATCTTCTTCCAGGAGCAGGCCACCCACTCCCGGGCCGGCGAGAAGCTCTACAACCAGCGCGACCGGGAGAAGGCGCGGCGCCTCCTCCGCGAGGCCGGCTACCAGGGACAGCCGGTGCGCTGGATCGTGACCACCGAGTACGAGCACCACTACAAGCCGGCCCTGGTGGCCAAGAGCCAGCTCGAGGAGG is part of the Candidatus Methylomirabilota bacterium genome and encodes:
- a CDS encoding ABC transporter substrate-binding protein, with translation MRSTCPRSPWLVAILLIAACVMPLATRHAGAQTGPPRKGGVLRVALIGEPPSLDPHSTTAVITREIGINVFETLFTLDAKYQPVPLLAEGAEALDGGKRYVIRLRKGVRFHNGKELAAADVVASLTRWGKVASTGKALFRTVEAVEAKDPGTVEIRLKEPSAGLLVILAQLGSAAVIYPKDVVDATGDGQLKEYVGTGPFKFVEHRPDRHIKLVRFDGYLSPTGPANGLGGQRVAYVDELYFLPVPDYAIRTAGIQTGEYQYAQQIKPDQYERLKAIPGVEPVVVKPYGWVTAVLNTRQGLMTDKRLRQAFQATIDVEPAMLAAMGHKDFYRLDPGIFFQEQATHSRAGEKLYNQRDREKARRLLREAGYQGQPVRWIVTTEYEHHYKPALVAKSQLEEVGFKIDLQVMDWATVVQRRNKPELWDVFSTAFVFEPDSVTYAVVLCEWPGWWCNPDKEQLLQAIARELDAKKRHALWERVQTLMYEDAARIRLGDYFRMDAKRREVQGFRSGPYMHFWNVWLSSQ